A region of Euzebya tangerina DNA encodes the following proteins:
- a CDS encoding pyridoxamine 5'-phosphate oxidase family protein, with protein sequence MTVELPDDFDLEALLNRAIPARLATAGPVIRPIWFIWEAGSFWWLTGDWSSLTEALQQDPEVCLVVDTCDLLSGEILTVTAWGRAEVVDFDRDRAQRKLSRYLGADPDSWPDRFAAALRREAGEQFVRLTPRTLRARDLSFERE encoded by the coding sequence ATGACCGTCGAGCTCCCGGACGACTTCGACCTCGAGGCGCTGCTCAATCGTGCGATCCCGGCCCGACTGGCCACTGCCGGACCGGTGATCCGCCCCATCTGGTTCATCTGGGAGGCAGGCAGCTTCTGGTGGCTCACCGGTGACTGGTCGTCGCTGACCGAGGCGCTCCAGCAGGACCCCGAGGTGTGTCTCGTGGTCGACACCTGCGATCTGCTCAGCGGGGAGATCCTGACGGTCACCGCGTGGGGCCGGGCCGAGGTCGTCGACTTCGACCGGGATCGGGCCCAGCGAAAGCTGTCGCGCTACCTGGGAGCGGACCCGGACAGCTGGCCGGACCGCTTCGCGGCGGCGCTCCGTCGCGAGGCCGGGGAGCAGTTCGTCCGATTGACGCCTCGAACCCTCCGGGCACGCGACCTCTCCTTCGAGAGAGAGTGA